A stretch of Malus sylvestris chromosome 11, drMalSylv7.2, whole genome shotgun sequence DNA encodes these proteins:
- the LOC126590297 gene encoding uncharacterized protein LOC126590297, which yields MNDWLMRMLALDKDDLSDLSKILILCWQMWNDRNNFVFKQIKPHPTHYLIAVATIGKEFLKANLRQKLRKNKISSNTISWKAPAEAFYKLNFDGLVEGSSAAAGFIIRNHRGQHSLMGVRHLRPNTITMSEAQALRDALALAKQHQIKKIMVEGDSKVVIDTVSGKCAVPWRIRFIVEDIKWLASSFELVEWNHVYREANFTKDVITSLGHNCIDLYIWDECIPTQAKKALLYDSQGLGCLRGCSLI from the coding sequence ATGAATGATTGGTTAATGAGGATGTTAGCTTTAGATAAAGATGATCTTTCTGATCTTAGTAAAATCCTAATTCTTTGTTGGCAAATGTGGAATGATagaaataattttgtttttaaacagATTAAACCTCATCCAACTCACTATCTGATAGCAGTGGCTACAATTGGTAAAGAGTTCTTGAAGGCTAATTTGAGACAGAAACTAAGGAAGAATAAGATCTCAAGCAACACCATTAGTTGGAAGGCACCTGCAGAAGCTTTTTACAAGCTCAATTTTGATGGGTTGGTGGAGGGCTCTTCTGCTGCTGCAGGTTTTATAATCAGAAATCATCGAGGACAACATTCTCTCATGGGTGTTCGACATCTTAGACCAAACACTATCACCATGTCTGAAGCTCAGGCTCTCCGGGATGCCTTGGCTCTAGCCAAACAacatcaaatcaagaaaattatggtgGAAGGGGACTCAAAGGTTGTCATTGATACAGTTTCTGGAAAGTGTGCAGTTCCATGGAGAATTAGGTTCATTGTTGAGGACATTAAATGGCTTGCCTCATCGTTTGAGCTAGTAGAATGGAATCATGTCTACAGGGAAGCAAACTTCACAAAGGACGTTATTACTTCTCTTGGGCATAATTGTATTGATTTATATATTTGGGATGAGTGTATTCCTACCCAAGCAAAAAAGGCTCTCTTGTATGATTCTCAAGGCCTTGGGTGTCTCCGAGGTTGCTCTTTAATTTAA
- the LOC126588951 gene encoding LOW QUALITY PROTEIN: uncharacterized protein LOC126588951 (The sequence of the model RefSeq protein was modified relative to this genomic sequence to represent the inferred CDS: substituted 2 bases at 2 genomic stop codons), whose amino-acid sequence MRXKREKIDXLSMFIKTQTRKTKNDDEDLFDEESGDIVNQFNECLEEREDHEQDEDYREEVFTRVMGHDAHGRICMYEIGTTPSQVFGQSARSFDVNEDSIREEVERQYKTQIDNLKSKHESEIRDLQSKYNEVSSKLHLVMTHIGLQVNTSASESGHVYYILM is encoded by the exons ATGAgatagaagagagagaaaattgattgattaagcatgtttataaaaacacaaacaaggaaaacaaagaatgacGATGAGGACCTTTTTGATGAGGAAAGTGGCGACATTGTT AATCAATTTAATGAATGCTTGGAAGAAAGGGAAGATCATGAGCAAGATGAGGATTATCGAGAGGAGGTGTTTACTAGAGTTATGGGACATGATGCACATGGACGTATTTGCATGTATGAAATAGGTACAACTCCATCTCAAGTGTTTGGTCAAAGTGCAAGATCTTTTGACGTTAATGAGGATAGCATACGAGAGGAGGTAGAAAGACAATATAAGACCCAAATAGATAATCTTAAATCAAAGCATGAATCTGAAATTAGAGATCTTCAATCCAAGTACAATGAAGTCAGTTCGAAACTCCATCTCGTGATGACCCATATTGGTTTACAAGTTAACACATCAGCAAGCGAAAGTGGACATGTATACTATATTCTAATGTGA